A DNA window from Boseongicola sp. contains the following coding sequences:
- a CDS encoding HAD-IA family hydrolase has translation MLKNVIFDFGNVLVRWEPYNALSDFFPSKSDMLAKFEEIEFFAWNTEQDRGRSWAEGFMWVADNHPNDADIFDAYYAKLQDAHRDPVEGMPNLVNELINSGVNVLGLTNAAEESFQAARTTVPQVDRMTDVLVSAREGLIKPSPEIFELCISRNELTASETLFVDDNKGNCEGAMAVGLKAHHFQNASTLTAQLIKEGLLTLA, from the coding sequence ATGCTAAAGAACGTCATTTTTGATTTCGGAAATGTCCTTGTACGTTGGGAGCCATATAATGCTCTGTCCGATTTTTTTCCAAGCAAGTCAGATATGTTAGCAAAATTCGAGGAGATTGAGTTTTTTGCATGGAACACAGAGCAGGATCGTGGCCGAAGCTGGGCCGAGGGTTTCATGTGGGTCGCCGACAACCACCCCAATGACGCTGACATATTTGATGCATACTATGCGAAATTGCAGGATGCCCACCGAGACCCGGTAGAAGGTATGCCAAACCTCGTCAACGAACTCATCAACAGCGGCGTCAACGTTCTTGGCCTGACAAACGCTGCTGAAGAAAGTTTTCAGGCTGCAAGAACAACAGTTCCGCAAGTTGACCGAATGACCGATGTGCTGGTGTCAGCGCGTGAAGGGCTGATCAAACCAAGCCCAGAGATATTCGAGCTATGCATCTCGAGAAACGAACTTACCGCTTCAGAGACGCTCTTTGTCGATGACAACAAGGGCAATTGTGAAGGAGCGATGGCCGTTGGTTTGAAGGCACACCATTTTCAAAATGCGTCGACTTTAACGGCTCAACTGATCAAGGAAGGTTTACTCACTTTGGCATAG
- a CDS encoding heme biosynthesis protein HemY, which produces MLWSLSRIILFVALVGAAAWGAGYLLEAEGGVRISVADTEFTLDALVSVLALIALLIGLWIALKLTGFVVAFLRFLNGDETAITRYFARNRERRGYDTLAEGMMALASGDGRTALNKAEKAERFLQRPDLTTLLTAQAAEMSGDRARAEVAYRRLLKDDRTRFVGVRGIMLQKLNEGDTDMALKLAGKAFALKPRSEETQDILLKLQAGSGDWTGARSTLGAKLKYSSLPRDVHKRRDAVLALGEARDILDEDKTIEAREAAITANRLSPDLIPAGILASDGYVEQGKPKYATRVIRKAWTASPHPSLAAAFARIQPDETPAERIKRFRVLTAQHNDHAEIKMLEAELQIAAEDFPAARKAMGDLVETDPTMRSLTIMAAIERGSGADDVVVKGWLARALNAPRDPQWVCESCGTVHGEWHPVCGNCDAFDSLDWTRPAEQATSMVTGSEMLPLIVGQIESPQELEETSDAPADEEKVNSSEGSDDLTAPEPDDGPEQEKIEIIVEAKTAKSQQEPPDYSIIDAGVTEGEAGSGRSN; this is translated from the coding sequence ATGCTTTGGTCTTTGTCGAGAATTATCCTTTTTGTAGCGCTTGTGGGCGCTGCAGCCTGGGGGGCTGGATATCTGTTGGAAGCCGAAGGCGGAGTGCGCATTTCGGTAGCAGACACTGAGTTTACTCTGGATGCTTTGGTGTCCGTTCTGGCGTTGATTGCGCTTTTGATTGGTCTGTGGATTGCCCTGAAGCTGACGGGGTTTGTGGTTGCTTTCCTTCGGTTCTTGAACGGCGATGAAACTGCGATCACTCGGTATTTTGCCCGAAACCGTGAACGTCGGGGGTATGACACCCTTGCCGAGGGGATGATGGCGTTGGCATCAGGCGATGGTCGCACAGCCTTAAATAAAGCCGAGAAGGCGGAAAGATTTCTTCAACGTCCTGATCTGACAACACTTTTGACGGCTCAGGCAGCTGAGATGTCGGGCGACCGAGCCCGCGCCGAAGTGGCGTATCGCCGTTTATTGAAGGACGACAGGACTCGGTTCGTCGGTGTTCGCGGAATAATGCTGCAAAAGCTCAATGAGGGCGACACGGATATGGCGTTGAAGTTGGCAGGCAAAGCCTTTGCGCTGAAGCCCCGCTCCGAAGAGACGCAAGATATCCTGTTGAAACTGCAGGCCGGTTCCGGCGACTGGACCGGCGCACGCAGCACACTGGGTGCCAAGCTGAAGTATAGTTCGCTACCGCGCGATGTTCACAAGCGACGCGATGCGGTTCTGGCTTTGGGCGAAGCGCGGGACATATTGGACGAAGATAAAACAATCGAGGCGCGAGAGGCGGCAATTACAGCCAATCGCCTTTCCCCAGACCTTATTCCGGCGGGCATCTTGGCGTCGGATGGATATGTCGAACAGGGCAAACCGAAATACGCGACCCGCGTCATCCGCAAAGCCTGGACGGCGTCACCGCACCCGAGTTTGGCAGCGGCGTTTGCGCGCATTCAACCGGACGAAACACCTGCCGAACGGATCAAGCGGTTTCGCGTTTTGACTGCGCAGCACAATGATCATGCGGAAATTAAGATGCTTGAGGCCGAATTGCAGATCGCAGCGGAAGATTTCCCGGCTGCGCGCAAAGCCATGGGGGACTTAGTGGAAACTGATCCGACTATGCGCTCGTTGACGATAATGGCTGCGATTGAGCGAGGGTCTGGTGCCGATGACGTGGTCGTCAAAGGTTGGTTGGCCCGTGCTTTGAATGCCCCGCGAGATCCTCAGTGGGTTTGCGAGAGCTGCGGAACCGTGCATGGCGAATGGCATCCGGTTTGTGGAAATTGTGATGCCTTTGATTCCCTTGACTGGACCCGACCCGCCGAGCAGGCGACATCGATGGTCACAGGGTCGGAGATGCTGCCGTTGATTGTGGGTCAGATAGAATCGCCGCAAGAGCTGGAGGAAACATCAGACGCACCCGCGGATGAAGAGAAAGTAAATAGTTCTGAGGGATCGGATGATCTGACCGCACCGGAACCGGATGATGGACCAGAGCAGGAAAAAATCGAAATCATCGTTGAAGCGAAAACGGCGAAATCTCAGCAGGAGCCGCCGGACTATTCGATTATCGACGCTGGTGTAACAGAAGGTGAAGCTGGGTCGGGCAGGTCGAATTAA
- a CDS encoding IS3 family transposase (programmed frameshift), with product MRQTSGRKSHGEKIVKDIRRATRKQYSAEEKIRIVLDGLKGEDSIAELCRREGIAQSLYYSWSKEFLEAGKKRLAGDTARAASTTEVKDLRREARELKEVVAEQTLELRLLKKKHARGWGRLRMRYPASEKIEIIRLVERSHLPAKRTLDKLGIPKTTFYRWCDRYESGGPEALEDRSPKPSRVWNRIPDKVRQRIVNLALNESELSPRELAVRFTDVERYFVSESSVYRVLKEHDLITSPAYVVLKAADEFRDKTTASNQLWQTDFTYLKVIGWGWFYLSMILDDYSSYIIAWKLCTTMKTTDVTDTLDLALEASDCDQATVLHKPRLLSDNGSSYVSGELAGRLEDRQMDHVRGAPYHPQTQGKIERWHQTLKNRILLENYYLPGDLTQQIDAFVDHYNHQRYHESLQNLTPADVYFGRGQTILKQRQRTKQKTIETRRLIHRKTAE from the exons ATGAGACAGACATCCGGACGAAAGAGCCACGGCGAGAAGATCGTTAAAGACATCCGCCGCGCTACCCGCAAGCAGTATTCTGCCGAAGAGAAGATCAGGATCGTGCTGGACGGCTTGAAGGGCGAGGATAGTATTGCCGAGCTGTGCCGTCGCGAAGGTATCGCCCAAAGCCTGTATTACAGTTGGTCCAAGGAGTTCCTTGAGGCTGGGAAGAAACGACTGGCCGGTGATACGGCCCGTGCCGCGTCGACGACTGAAGTGAAAGACCTGCGCCGTGAAGCCCGAGAGCTGAAGGAGGTCGTTGCCGAGCAAACCCTTGAACTACGCTTGCTCA AAAAAAAGCATGCTCGGGGATGGGGGCGACTAAGAATGAGATATCCTGCATCTGAGAAGATCGAGATTATCCGGCTCGTTGAACGGTCGCACCTGCCGGCCAAACGGACGCTGGACAAGCTGGGCATCCCCAAGACCACGTTCTATCGCTGGTGCGACCGGTATGAGTCCGGTGGCCCCGAGGCATTGGAGGACCGCAGCCCCAAGCCGTCGCGAGTTTGGAACCGCATCCCCGACAAAGTGCGCCAGCGGATCGTCAATCTGGCGCTGAACGAGAGCGAACTATCGCCCCGCGAGTTGGCCGTAAGATTCACCGATGTGGAAAGGTATTTTGTGTCAGAGTCTTCGGTGTATCGCGTCCTCAAAGAACACGATCTGATCACCAGCCCCGCCTATGTCGTTCTGAAAGCAGCCGATGAGTTCAGGGACAAGACGACGGCGTCCAACCAGCTTTGGCAGACTGACTTCACCTATCTCAAGGTCATCGGTTGGGGCTGGTTCTACCTCAGCATGATCCTGGACGACTACAGCAGCTACATCATTGCCTGGAAGCTCTGCACGACGATGAAGACGACAGATGTAACCGACACGCTGGACCTGGCGCTCGAAGCCTCGGATTGCGATCAGGCTACAGTGCTACACAAGCCGCGGTTGCTCAGCGATAATGGCTCAAGTTACGTCTCTGGCGAGTTGGCCGGCAGGCTGGAAGATCGGCAAATGGATCACGTCCGAGGTGCGCCGTATCACCCGCAGACCCAGGGCAAGATAGAGCGTTGGCATCAGACCTTGAAGAACCGCATCTTGCTGGAAAACTATTACTTGCCAGGTGACCTCACGCAGCAGATCGACGCCTTCGTCGACCACTACAACCATCAGCGATATCACGAGAGCCTGCAGAACCTGACGCCCGCTGACGTCTACTTCGGACGCGGTCAAACCATTCTGAAACAACGACAAAGGACCAAACAGAAAACCATCGAAACACGCCGCTTGATTCACCGCAAAACGGCCGAATAA